From the Lactuca sativa cultivar Salinas chromosome 9, Lsat_Salinas_v11, whole genome shotgun sequence genome, the window AAAAGGAAAGGTTAGCTAGAATGTCCTTTGTACTATTTTTTCCCCTTTATTTCCAGGTCTTGAAATGTGAGTATGCTGTATGTGGTGAAATTGTCTCTCTGGCTCAGGTAATGTAATGAACTGGATTCACTAAAAACCGTATTAAATAAGCATGTCAGGGATGTATATATCGGGGAAATCATTAATAATGAGTATATTTATAGAAAAATTTCCATCTTTTTAATCAATATATGCATTCAAGTATACTAATTTGCATATATTAAACTTACAGTGCTGATTCCATAGAATGAGCATGGCGGTTTCTTGATTAAATTCTTGGTAGAGCTAATGGTTCATATAGTCACAGGGGTAAGACAGGAAATGCAGTTTAAGGGTTTAAGGAAATGCACTATATcttttttgaaaatgttttggatACAAGAAAGATAATAGGGCAATGCATAATGAATTTTCAGGTTCCTTATTATCTTGATGAAGCAACATGGTGGGGAGTTGAGGTCTTTGAACTGAAGAAGCAACTGGAAACTGCTAGACAAAAGGGTATTACTGTTAGAGCCCTTTTTTTCATTAATCCAGGAAACCCAAATGCCCAGGTAAATCTATATTAGTTTTTAAACACTGATAAATGTGTTTTCTCTATGTTATGATAATTAATTTCTAgtttttttctttctaaatatGTGTAGGTTCTTACTGAAGAGAACCAACGAGACATTGTTGAGTTCTGCAAGAAAGAAGGTCGTGTTCTTCTAGTTGATGAGATAAATAATGTTACAAGAATCCCCCCGGACTTTTATTGGAATTTTAGTAAAAGCATGATTAAGTAGGGTGACATTCACCATTCATGTACATTTTGCAGGTTTATCAGGAAAACATTTATGTCCCTGAAAAGCAGTTTCGCTCTTTTAAGAAAGTTGCTTGTTCAATGGGATATGGTGACAAGGATATTCCCTGGGTTTATTTTCAGTCAATGTCTAAAGGTATTATCTTTTAGTGAATATGAAATAGTATTGATGATATGAAGAGAGGGGTGCAAAGGTCAGTTAGTTAATTCAATTGTTAATTTATTTGCAATTCTTAGTTTCTTGATAGTTCTTAATTTCTTTTTCCTTCACATATTGAAACTACAGACATTGGAAGATGCACTGAATGGCTTAGAGGGTGTTACCTGCAACAAAGCAGAAGGTGCAATGTATCTTTTCCCACAAGTTAAGATGCCAAATAAGACCATAAAAGAGGTAGGGAAAGCTAAAAAAGCTCTGGATGCATATTATGCAGTTCGCCTTAAGGGTTTTGTAATTGGCATCAGGGTATGAAGGGATTGCGCGACACCATTGCTGCTGTTTTGTGTTGTTTTGCTGTTTTGAGACTATTTATGTTTTGTTGTTGTGTAGTTTGTTGTTGACTTGTTAAATTCCACTTGTTGCTGTTTTAAGatcaagttttttttaattgtttagtTTATATCCTGGACTCCTATTGCTTATTTCAATGGgacatatataaaataaaaaactttaaTATTTAAAAAGTCGGGTACCCGAAACCGGTCCTGGCGGTTCCGGGAGCGGTTCCAAATTTCTAGGAACCGGTGTAAGCGGTTCTGGTTCCAATACCAATAATTTCAGAACCACCGGTTCTGGGAGCGGGTCCAGTTCCAGCTAAAATAGGCGGATACCCGGTTATGCTCATCCCTATGCAAAAGGACCAAAGGACCTCATATATGACATTTCCATCCTctggagttgcttaactcacaAGAGGAGGTCCTAATTCAACTAAAGGGACAaaaatagaaaaccctagctagatctagtgatttaagtggaaaggtgcaagctttatacctccagaagctcctcAAGGTCGACAATATGCAGATTCTTGAAGCCAAATGACACTCCaagcttccttgacaacttcttcttcttggatgaaCACTAAAAGGACCACAAATGGACTCTCAAAGCTCAAAACGTACTCACaaatgatattagggtttttagAGACGTTTGAAGTTAAAGGAGGCTGTTAAGGGTGAGGCTCTGAAGAGTTaaaggtgtttatataggtctcaagtccggattttagggtttgaacatcCGACACATATGCCCAATGTACGTGCTGCCCCTCAGTGATCCTCCTTGccaagtacgctaagcgtacttaaGGGTCTCATATGATATATTGAAATACTTCAAGGGCTACAAGgtcatacctgatttggagtgttacaccAAGGATTACaaatgagatgtgaataaccatgcaaacccgcttgaCAACATCGATGTAATTTATCATCTCAAATTaatatgccggtaaaccacactcGCTTCAATAACAATGATGATTTTCAATTTTTCCATCAATCATCTGTATAGTTACAAATTAGTTTGTCGGTTAACTACGcaagctccactaacgacatataaagAGTGATATTTGTTTTCATCGATTAGCATACATTTCACATTttatcctaaagtaactagagttaggatttgtataaaatgttttagtactttaATAACATCACACTTTTAAGAGGTTATGTCCTAtcaacctgttcggctaacgatcctccaccacgCAAGGAAGTTGTGAGTGAGAATAGACACTTAttcaacggtcattttataggggttttcttatacccccttatggtatgacttcgtgaatgaggcctaccaaCGATTGAttaacttgtcttatacatattatatatcaaatatttaatcatatatagtaTAAAGTGTATTTTAAATCTTTTCAATATAGGAGGTTCAAAcattaattatctaaattatctTATAgtgaattaattaatttaaacctAGATGAATTCATTATTATCCtttaattattcttataattaaattaattattcaaTTCATAAGAGATAATTcaatttaatttatataatttaaaattatcAATTAAGGATATATCCTAATATTTAGGTTTTATTAATTATCACACAAGATATTCGAAATTCAGAATCAAGTAGAATTAATtcaggataattaccaaaaataatatcataagtCAGATTAGGAAGATAATAACTGAAAATATGGAAAATAGATTCTTACGCCGTGACAGAAGCATTGTCACATCGTGAGAACAATCTTTTTGCAAAAACAAGGTTTAGTTCGTTCATCTCATGTGCAATCAATGTTTGATAagccaaagctctgataccactaatgagttTTGTAGAAAACAAAATTTGACAATGCGGAAAACAATTAATAGTTAATAGGGTACATGCATCCTATAAAAGATCTATGTCATACACCTTGATAGCAACGTATAATGAACAACTACACCAAGCATAACCCCAATGTAATTCGAAAAATAAAAAGtatagagttacataccttttgatttgtTATTATAAACAAACCACACAAATCCTTGTAGTTGTAGAGCTTGAAAAACTTAGCACCAAAGAGATGATGGCTCTAATGGTTTATACCTAAACCCTAGCAACAAGAACACAAGAGGAGAGAGGGGAAGGGAGGAAAAAATCAGCCCTCTTGAAGACTTGGAAGAGTGGAAGAAAACTAGAGGCcttagggtcctatttatagctgATAAGGAGATAATATCTTAAATATGACAATAATCCAACTTCTTAATTATCAATAAGCAACATTCTTAAAACCCTAATGCCCTAGGAAAAACCAGCCATGCAATGAGGGTTCTAGAATTCCtatcttgttcaactattgaataattacagcTTACTCCCTctacttctaattaattataattaacccgaaattaattccaattaatttttgattaattctaaattaattgtaACTATTTCTAACTAATATATTAactatataatatattagtaaattatCCTCTTTCTCCAAATGAATTTTTCTTAgttgctagttttgagggcaacccaaaaaggattgTGCTTTTAtatcaagaatataccaatttagttattggcttagacaccctaatccaacaataacaaaAATGTAGACTACCTAGAATTGACTCCTATGCAGTAAACATGAAAGACATGCAACTGAGAAGTAGACTTTTAGGATTTACTCCTATAAAGCAAAGAATGGCGAAGTAACGAGATATGACGCTATGCATGGGGCCTTACATATGTCAACAGGTGGTACAAATAGTTGAAGAGTGTTCTCTCAATACCACTATATTGAATTAAGACATAGTATACCTTACAGAGTAGGGACTATTCTAGAAGGAACACATATTTGGAAGTAGAGTTCAAAGAGAAGCAAGAAAAAAGCTAAGATATGCTAGATCAAGCATATGAGCAAAAAGAATCTTTGAAGAGGAATCTTATAGTTTCTAGTACATGTTTGGTAAAACACATGGTTGTTATTAGAGCACTTAATAAAGAGGTTGAAATCCTAGTGGAGTCTAGGAAAATTTATTGCATGTTCCCATTTGGACACATACATATATGCTAAtttgttttatggttttcatatgtGCTAATGATAGTATAGGCAtgtactaccagaagcacatgaATCATACTTGGATCAGGAAGAGACGCAAGGTTGCTAAGGCACTGGTAGTTGAGTATGTTTTGTTTGTTTCTGTTATTACCATCAATATAGTGATGACTAGGAAAATAGTTTCTGATTCAGACCTTAGTGGTCATTGAGTCCAAGTAATATAAATTTGTGAAGTGAGGTAATTGGTTTAGAGAACAATGTCCCATGTAATAAATGATTTTAGTTGGTAAATGTGAGATTGAAGAAGGAGATGATCAAAGGGATCAACATAAGTAATGCAACCTTCGTTAGGGCTGAGCAAccagtagctagaaatgctacctacTATGATGTGATTGtaccacattagaacatgaatgaAGTTTTCCTTCTTGTTAATGTTTAACTTATAGAAACAAGAGTCTAGTTTATTGCACTATGCAATAGAAGGTCATTAGAATGTGGTCATTCAGTCTGTTAATGTGACCAAAGTAAATACCTTATCGTCGGTTAAGATTGCAACCCAATTTAGAAAGGTGAAATAGTCTATGATAAAAGTGAAGTTTATGACTCAAGAGTAAGGACTGAAGTTCCATTAGTGGATAAAAGAAAAAGTATAGGTTCAAGTGCCACCATCAGCAGATAGGTTCAAACCTATTGATTTTCGCTTACGACGCCACGGAAGATGCAAACATTGTAGCTAGTACATAATGATGCATGCAAGTGTCTTTCATGTATTTTATCCAAACGCTTCAAGAAATGATCGAAAAGATCGTTGCAAGAAGATCAATTGGAGTGTGATAAGGTTAATTTTCCTGTACAAGAGGAAGAATAATATTGAGTTCAACAACCTTCCCATAAAAGGCATGCATTGGCCACAAGATTTGGCTCCCTATCATGAAGACTTTTATGATGATGATGTTAAGAATGAAACAAGCCAAAGCAGGGTAAGCCACACCATGTCACGTTATGGCATAAACCATTGTGATTTTATTAGAAGTTTATTGATATAACACTTGTGTAAGCTTGGTATacttaatataaatatataattatgttttttCAATGGCTAACTTACTCACTTCTAAATCTGCTCCTAAGTCCACATATTTCAGTTTCAAACAAGACACGAACCCTTATCTTATTGATTGAGCAATATATTTTTGATATACAACTTTTAATGTTGCTAGGCAACATGCTATTTGGTAAATCTAAATTCTTTTTTTATAGGTTCAAGTTGATCATTATGATTGAGTAatagtagaatatatatatatatatatatatatatatatatatatatatatatatatatatatatatatttatatattaaattatatgaaaaattgatgcttTAAAAAATTCATGAGCTCATTGCCATGACTCGTAAAGTTTGAGACTTAACATTTCTACCACACCACATGTCATTTAAGTTAGAACTTTGTTTGAAATAAAGCATTCCGAACTATGAAATCTGAAAAATGTTTCCAAAATGTAGAAAAAACATTGGAAAACCTTATAAAAAAGGTTATCGTAGTTGAAACACATTATGTTATACGAGCATAAAAGCTACCATTTCATTGTAAAATTGATGGTTCCAAACAAGTCTCGGGTCGAAAGAGATTTATTAACAGTATTAGATCTGAATAAAAAGTAAGCAATTTTTATATGTCCGAATCCGAACTATCCATATTTtagatataatttttttttgaaaataccaaaaaagtgttaaatacttatattttagaaTATTATGTATTCCTTTTGTGAATATTCATATAATTTAAGATATAATAATCtaagtaaattaaaattttatttttatcaataaAATATTCTAAGACTGCATTGATATGGCCTCTCATCTAtcaagtttaatgttatgtttatatattactaggcgaatgcccgcgcgttgcgcattGGGATAATTATTTagttaatatgattatatatggtttaatgtattgTGAATAAGCCATACATAAAACTTGTATGCAATTAAATAAcatgtatattttttgatttatagatttttttatcataataaataatgaaatttttttactattagtttaaaattttaaatataatttttatgtaCACAGTAGTATCTAATGTAATTAGTTGATGATTGATTAGATATGGATTCTCATTTGTGGTCGTCTATTTATGTTGaacctcataaaaatacatatttaacgaCTTTTGTTAGTTTACTATTGAATAAAAAATGGTGTCGTATTTTAAGTAAATATTAAAAATCTCATTCTCAATCTATTTTAAGATAGTGACATATTTTAActtaatataaaaaatcatattctagaactaatgaaaagaaaaaacggagccaaaatttttaactataataaagTTGATTCCAACTAAAAAGTGCTCAATCGAAGATAATATCATtcaataaacatcataagatattatgttatattcaaattacagacatcatttttgtaagagtcattcaaaatatatgagactatagtgcctaatacaacaatgtaataaccaaatgaccctaacatattttaaatgaaatataattataatatattatatatgcaaCTAAATTTCTGCACAACATGTGAGATTTGTCTACTATATGGTattcttctaatatattatattatactataaacattatatttggaaaaccactttgagttttattgtagtttataacattaaatttgtGATGGGTTGTATTTGATACACATTtgtgtatttatatctatattatatatttaaatcaaatcttatataaacatccaacctaaatattcatcttcaagttttctttcttcgccatgtaaacaaacttttgttataaaCCCAAAAATGGAATAAAAAACATTTAATTGTAAGATCATgatatattgtattttgattggggcttgtacaaaacatgcatgagcatatattattaatttatctctTGTTTTAGGTAATTCGAATAAAATAGCTTCAAATCCGACGTATTAAACGGATTACCCATTTACTAAAGTctaaaacccaaaaactcaaacatgttctaataccatacaaatgcatgaggttttagcaaattattatctcatatgaattaccattgattatgtgtgattaattattaagaaggtgaaaaggtttggcggtttcaaatgcatgaggttttagcaaattattgtggggggtttcaaatgcatgacaatcaagggaaaatgcaaactttataagtatgtaagataaaacaataattaatctataataaaattaaaaatataatagttTATGATCAACAATTGAAATTAATAtctgtcttttttttttctaataaatgaaacCTAAAAATGACATGTGTTAGTTTTTTAAAATGTCTCTTTGACACGTGACattgttttatgatttttattattattatttttttttgttaacaaATCAAAAttcaattcaaattttgaaatataaaatcatatcctaataacattattatatttatttttacttaacaaattaattcataattacttACGATCGACaatattttgggttttttttgacatatattattttttgtatcaatataaaaattttaaatatactAACTATGGTTTctacgggttataacctagtatgaaataaaaataaaaagaaatgtataaaataaaagcAAAAACAAAACAATGAAAATGTGTTAGAAAATTTGAATCGGTCAAAGTAACATTCTCCCTAATTTGACATTTCTCACCCTATTTAGGCATGCGATTAGTATTTTCAAAAACAGTTTATAACTTTTGATTTGTTATTTTTTAACAGCTTTTGATTTGCTACATAATTAAAattcaaaatcataaaataatataCTTAAAAATTATTTCTATTATCTAAATATTTTCTATtacgaaaattaaaaaaaaaaatcctcatattttttatttatacttaTCTTATTTTGCTACTCATATAAAATCTGATATATGAAatcaataaatttttttattttataatatattttttttattttaacatttatCTTGATCTAATAAATAAAAAGATGAGTTAAAAAAAGGATATTTGATTCCTCTTTAAAATCACAAATCTCATTCAAGTGTACAAGTACAAGTTCTTTGTTCTACATAAGTTAGTTTTCTCATGAGGACGGGAGGATGAGGACGGGAGGATGTATATGAATCAAGAAATATGAGTTAcgatattttaaatgattttaaacccATTCAATTATCGGGAGTGACACGAGTTCAAGACATATTCATTACTAATAACATGTGAAATTAAAAAGAAACATCATTATGactaaaacaataataataaaattgcAATAACATTAACATCAGAACAAAACTAATTTGATGCCACTACACTATATGTCAAACATAACAAAGATAAATCAAAACCATCTTCGATTATAAACATAAAAAGTTCATCATAAAACATACTTAATCGgacatatataaaataaaaccTAAATGAATGTACTTAAAAACATGGAGTTCTGAACCCTCTTCCCTCTCTACTCTCATCAGTATTTATACTTGTCCATGGGCTTGACTTAGTTGGGGGCACGATTCGACCATCCACAAATAAAGAGTTAGATGTCTCCCCAAAAGGTTGAGCTAGTGTGAGCTCATCGGCTCCATAAATAAGGGGACTACGTTGGCCTTGTCTGTGAACTTGATCTGCTCTTCTTTCCACTTCAAGAAAGTGACCAAGGGGTACGACGTTATTAGTAGATACGTCAATGACATCGAACCTTTCTCTTTGgcataaacaaaaaccaaaacacCAAGATTTTAATTTAGGGTTTGATTTTGTTTTGGTTCCTAAAGATGGTGTTCTAGAAATCATTCTTCCTCTACTTAGGGATCTTCTTGAGAACTCTACAATGCTGGAAACACCCATGATGTTCCCTAGAGTAATGCTCCTATCGTGAAAGAAAGATCCTGTAGACTACATATGGCATATATCAACGTCACTTCATCAGAATACTTATGAATTTAAACTCATTATCATTTTGTATATAATTAGTACTTATTTTGTTAATTTAgaatttgttatttattttcaagtaggaaatatgtaatataaACTTAAAAATATCGTTATAATAAAACATCACATCATTTTAACAAagaaataaatgaaacttatttattaaaaataaccataaaacaattttcaagaaaCAGTCAGAATCCCACTTCATGTCTCAATGTGTAAAAGTAATTGGTCATATACTTTAATCTTGCACCAAAAGAAGCCCTTCCCAAATGAGCCAAGCTATTAAAAGACAAAATGAATTACATATTACATTAATTTAATCTACTAAACCCACGATtcctgatatatatatattaaccctTCTCTTAAAACGTGTCCTAGGCATTGCAACTAGTACTCTCTGCATTTATATAGTTGTGCCTcaccatgaaaatgaaaatattttcttataATAATGAGACTACATTGAATTCAAATAAAAGACCATGTTCAACAAACCATAGCTTGTAATTttcatataaataaattaaacatCCAGTAAGAACTATATAAAACAACTAATTTATCACTCCATTATTAGCACATTTCCCTTAACCACTACTTTTCGATCCATTTGATTTTAATTACTTTTTTGAAATTCATAAGATGATACATTCAGATATATTCGTTATATAATTTGTCTTTCTTACAAAAGCATCATAATCTGtaagaaaataaataattgaACGATTCATTAGAATTACAAACCTACGAGTGGTACAAAAGATGCTGAGACATGCTACTGACTCCTACGTACCAGTCTCAATTATTTTTCGATACAATAATGCTTCAATCCACTTTGATATGTGATGAATTTAAAATtgaataaaaatcatatatagtTAATTAAAGTTTTGCATCAGTAGAATCAGATACATGTCTCTTAATCTGAAATAAAAtatctaaattgtttagacagtATATTTAAATTACATTGTCTTAGACATTCACTACTCTTTCGAGATTACTAGTTTATGAGGCTCATATAAACGATTCTCCTTTGTCAAAAAATGGGTATAACAACTCTTTCACAAGAAAAGATTAGACTGGGATTAAATCTGAGTTTTTCATGCAAGATTGTTAGATTCCGATCGATTGATGCGCACTAACTCCTAAAAATAGATTGAAGAGGCCAGAGGCCAGAGGCACATCCCATCATCATCTGATTGGCTTTCTATATACCAGTCTTATTTACTCTAGTAACTTGTATAACATCCATGAAAACAAGTATACTTCCTTGGTTTTAGTAATATCACAACTGGAAAAAGAGCCAAATGGCAGACATACATATGCATACCTGAGTGTCTAAATCTGATGAAGAATCCGAGGAAGACGAAGGAGAGCCACTGAGCAAAGTAGTGAATGAGACAGCATCAGCATGTGTTGTCGATCTAAGATTCAGAGGCTGCAACTGCAACCCTAAAGGCCACCCCCCACCTTCTTCTACCTGCAGTCAAATCAGTCAATTCAAGAAACCCACATACAAATACAATTACCCAGAATCAGAGAATCCCACATGGCTATCAATACCTGTTGACGAGCCATGCATGCACCAGCAACAGCTGTTGCAAGACCTGTACGGGGCTACGCTTGATTCGCGGGGTGATTCAGTCTGATGGACTGATTGAATATGCTTAATTAAGTGAGAAGGGTCATGTCATATGATGCAAAAACCAAAATTTAGCAGATTTTAATGCCGTTTAAAGGGTAAAACATCAGGCAGATTCACTCTCCGAACACATGGTTTCTGGCTTTAAAAAGTAAAGAGGGAGGCAAAGCATGTTGGGAGTCAAAAAGAGGGAGGTATCACCTATCATTacacaaaaccaactttaacCTACTTTCATCTAAACTATGGCATCAACAGTCTAGGGTTAGATAatctataattaaaattatatccATGCTTTAATATTCGGGATATTAACAAATATGACTACTAGGAATgaaagaataaatcaaaataacTAACTTAATTGCATTTTATAATTTGATTATCTTTTTTGAAAAACTCTATGGTGGTATTTAGGAGTATGGAGATCGTTTTAAAAAAATATCGATTTTTAATTTTGGGCAAAGAAACACTTTTCGGAttctgaaatatatatatatatatatatatatatatatatatatatatatatatatatatatatatatatatatatatatatatatatatatatatatatatatatatatatatatatatatatatatatatatagggttacgtTCATTTGAAAtggtctaattttgtgagaccgtgagacgcatttttttatttttttttagttaattcaagttccgaaaataatatttaaaaaaagaattttaggatttttccatttattttgcattttaaattattttttagaataagaa encodes:
- the LOC111902231 gene encoding alanine aminotransferase 1, mitochondrial, with the translated sequence MVHIVTGVPYYLDEATWWGVEVFELKKQLETARQKGITVRALFFINPGNPNAQVLTEENQRDIVEFCKKEGLSGKHLCP
- the LOC111902204 gene encoding uncharacterized protein At3g17950, which codes for MARQQVEEGGGWPLGLQLQPLNLRSTTHADAVSFTTLLSGSPSSSSDSSSDLDTQSTGSFFHDRSITLGNIMGVSSIVEFSRRSLSRGRMISRTPSLGTKTKSNPKLKSWCFGFCLCQRERFDVIDVSTNNVVPLGHFLEVERRADQVHRQGQRSPLIYGADELTLAQPFGETSNSLFVDGRIVPPTKSSPWTSINTDESREGRGFRTPCF